The Quercus robur chromosome 3, dhQueRobu3.1, whole genome shotgun sequence DNA segment TGTGGCCCTCTTGGAATTGGTGAAAGAATGCAAAActattttttccccctttaaaaaagaaaatcagtTGTAATTCtacaattttagattttttttttctttaatgtaaTGGAGAGTCTTGGGACCCATTATAAATTCACTGCACACCCATGTAATGTTTACCAAACTTCGATCCCTAAAATATCTTAACGAATGCATTCAAGCTATTGCCTGTCAATTAGAAGTGGACATTCAAGAAGCTTGTTTCCTTACCTAACTAGTTTTTCATGAGTCTTCGTGCTAAAagccaaaatttgattttctagTTGAGGAAAAAATGGTTCATACTAATTGTTCTTAGATCTATGAGTTACTCGCCATTAACTTGTATTAACAATATTTCAATCATAGTACACATGCTAaacattttgaattttagttcatctttatattttattttctaacaagTTTTTAATGCTTTGCAACTGGCAGCCACCCTCAATTTACTCTtatcaaagaagtttttgaaGTGATCTCAAgagttaaattaaattatacgAAAATATTTGATGTTAAATACCCTGTTGGAATAGATTCCCGTGTGGAGGATATAAATTGTCTTTTAGATATTGATTCAAATGATGTGCGTATGGTAGTGATTCATGGCCTTCCTGGAATAGGTAAGACAACAATTGCCAAAGCTATTTATGATTTAATTGCATATCGTTTTGAAGGAAGTAGCTTTCTAGAGAATGTTAAAGAAAACTCAAGTACAAATGATGGCAAATGTCGATTAAGAGAGGCACTTTATTTTGAGATATTAGGAGGTGGAACTTTGAAGGAGCTTGGTGCAATTAAAAGAATCAATATGAGAATGGAAATGCCTCAGCACAAAAGAATTCTTAtaattcttgatgatgtggacAAATTAATCCAAGTAACAGATTTGCTTGGCGAATGCAATTGTTTTGCTTCTGGAAGTAgaattattatcacaacaagggAAGAAAAAGTACTATCTACTCTTCAAGAAGATTATCATTTAACCTACTGTAACTACCGGCTCAAGGAATTAGATAAACATCAATCACGTGAGCTCTTTTGTcaacatgcattcaaagaaaACAAGCCTAAGAAAGGTTATTTAGAAGTCGTAGACCTATTTTTAAGCTACGCTAAAGGTCTTCCATTAGCTTTGAAAATAATAGGCTCTGATTTGTATCCAAGAGATGATATACGCTTTTGGAAAAGTGCATTAGATAAGTACAAAAGAATTCTTAATCCAAATATTCTAGAAGTACTCAAAATAAGCTACGATGGATTGGACCAAACTCAGCAGCATATTTTCCTTGACATTGCATCTTTTCTCAAGGGATTACACAAGGATGTTGTCgagcatatactagaaagttGCTATTCTTATGGCTCATATTGTGATATTGAAATACTTAAAGATAAGTCTCTCATATCTGTTGATAAAGGTGGCAAATTATCGATGCATGACTTGATACAGCAAATGGGTTTGGAAATTATCAAACAAGACAAACTTAAAAGGTTGTTGTGCTATGAAGATGCTTACGAACTACCAGATAAggtataaattattttgatttatcttttcctttttctcacCAAGCATATGTACTTTTGTAGtgaatatttttctcatttcattgttttttatttcgttcaatgctaaaaaaaatataggtttatccacatttattttgtttacaacttaataattgtaaattttgttgtataatGTAATTATTGTAATTCTTTGTCCATTTAGGGATTAGAAGAAGTTGAAGGCATAAAATTGTGCTTACCACAACCAAGAAACATGCAAATAGATTTTGGAAGGATGAAAAAACTCAAATACTTGATTGTTCGTAATTTAATTTGTGAAGATGTTAAATATCTTCCAAATGAGTTAAGGTTAATTGATTGGAATGAGTTTCCTATACCTTCCTTGCCAGCCACCGTTAATCTTCAAAAGCTTGTTGCACTTAAAGTGCCAGGAAGCCACATTAAATTGGATGAGCATTTTGAGGTATGACCATTaccatttataaattattatatttttaagctatatttattgatttttttttcctcctctacAGAGATGCCGGCTCCCAGCTTTGAAATTTATGGATTTCAGTGACTGTAAAAACATTACCAAATTACCTGACTTATCGGTGATTGCCCCAAACATAAAGTGGCTGGAACTTCAAGAATGTAGAAATTTAGTTGAGATTCATCAGTCTGTTGGACTTCTTGAAGCGCTTGAATATTGGAGTCTCTCTGGATGTGGAAATCTTAAAATTATTCCAATAATTCTCAAGATGAAATCTCTTAAAACGTTTAATCTCCAAGGCTGTGGAAGTTTTTGGAAGTTCCCCGATATTGGGCAAAATACGGAAAGATTAGCTCTACCTTCGCCAATTGGAAATCTCACTAGCCTTCAATTTTTAATCATCGGTTCTGAATCTCTTAATGATCTTCCAAGCTTCTCTGCATTACCAAATCTTACTCTCCTCGGTatgtataattttgaaaattttccaaagaACCTGGATATTCCAAAATTGGAATCGTTATTGGTTCTGGACAGCAACATTACTACCCTCCCCGACATCTCTAGCAGATTTcctcaattaaaaaaacttgTTATTAACAACTGCTGTAATCttcagaaaattccaaaacttcCATCA contains these protein-coding regions:
- the LOC126717338 gene encoding disease resistance protein RPV1-like is translated as MAFPINKGDSSSSFTHQCRYDVFVSFGGKDTRNNFTNILRGILNHHGINIFLDDEHLRSKKILDKLFEAIESSRISIIVFSENYAFSTWCLKELVKILECVKKGQIVLPIFYMVDPSEVRNQKGKFGEALTKHETECKDKMEVQKWRIALHEAGNIGGWHCTKDHPQFTLIKEVFEVISRVKLNYTKIFDVKYPVGIDSRVEDINCLLDIDSNDVRMVVIHGLPGIGKTTIAKAIYDLIAYRFEGSSFLENVKENSSTNDGKCRLREALYFEILGGGTLKELGAIKRINMRMEMPQHKRILIILDDVDKLIQVTDLLGECNCFASGSRIIITTREEKVLSTLQEDYHLTYCNYRLKELDKHQSRELFCQHAFKENKPKKGYLEVVDLFLSYAKGLPLALKIIGSDLYPRDDIRFWKSALDKYKRILNPNILEVLKISYDGLDQTQQHIFLDIASFLKGLHKDVVEHILESCYSYGSYCDIEILKDKSLISVDKGGKLSMHDLIQQMGLEIIKQDKLKRLLCYEDAYELPDKGLEEVEGIKLCLPQPRNMQIDFGRMKKLKYLIVRNLICEDVKYLPNELRLIDWNEFPIPSLPATVNLQKLVALKVPGSHIKLDEHFERCRLPALKFMDFSDCKNITKLPDLSVIAPNIKWLELQECRNLVEIHQSVGLLEALEYWSLSGCGNLKIIPIILKMKSLKTFNLQGCGSFWKFPDIGQNTERLALPSPIGNLTSLQFLIIGSESLNDLPSFSALPNLTLLGMYNFENFPKNLDIPKLESLLVLDSNITTLPDISSRFPQLKKLVINNCCNLQKIPKLPSCMDVVCVTGCKSLDSQSSRRLLSQVHLSQRFNFG